A genomic window from Glycine soja cultivar W05 chromosome 10, ASM419377v2, whole genome shotgun sequence includes:
- the LOC114371658 gene encoding predicted GPI-anchored protein 58, with product MIPRSHFRTRKAWAQGPMDASTFAPSSSTPTPAPAPPAPPLRAHHGLCGLARSPSFSFGGGEAPIAQEPQPESEATLEATPEETPEDTPAATPSEAPEEGDGAADTDYVVDMAATQSSWDPWPIPAPDTSLPAPDAPSTPQDNPTPAQDG from the exons ATGATCCCACGATCACATTTCCGGACCCGCAAGGCTTGGGCTCAAGGACCTATGGACGCTTCCACTTTTGCTCCTTCCTCCTCTACTCCCACACCTGCTCCAGCACCACCAGCTCCTCCACTCAGAGCACACCATGGCTTAT gtggcctggccaggagtccaTCCTTCTCCTTTGGGGGAGGTGAGGCTCCTATAGCCCAAGAGCCGCAGCCAGAGTCGGAGGCGACACTCGAGGCCACACCTGAAGAGACGCCTGAAGACACCCCTGCTGCCACACCATCTGAGGCACCTGAGGAGGGAGATGGCGCTGCAGACACGGATTATGTTGTAGACATGGCAGCAACGCAGAGCTCCTGGGATCCCTGGCCTATTCCAGCACCGGATACATCACTACCAGCCCCCGATGCCCCCTCCACACCTCAAGATAATCCTACACCGGCACAGGATGGCTGA
- the LOC114369203 gene encoding U2 small nuclear ribonucleoprotein A'-like, with translation MVRLTADLIWKSPHFFNAIKERELDLRGNKIAVIENLGATEDQFDTIDLSDNEIVKLENVPYLNRLGTMLINNNRITRINPNIGEFLPNLHTLVLTNNRIVNLVEIDPLASLPKLHFLSLLDNNITKKPNYRLYVINKLKSLRVLDFKKVKNKERLEAKNLFSSKEVIEEIQRTPTKSETPNVSEVIEEQQMPKVVAPTPEQIIAIKAAIVNSQTLEEVARLEKALKSGQLPADLLLDNVDEKHEDMIHDDRGQADGESNDTQEQRNTDSASMEQD, from the exons ATGGTGAGGCTCACTGCTGACTTGATCTGGAAAAGCCCTCATTTCTTCAACGCGATTAAAGAGCGTGAGTTAGATCTTCGAGGCAACAAGATAGCTGTAATTGAGAACTTGGGTGCTACTGAG GACCAATTCGACACAATAGACTTATCTGACAATGAGATTGTCAAACTTGAAAATGTACCATATCTTAACCGGTTGGGTACAATGCTCATTAACAACAACAGGATTACTAGAATTAATCCCAACATTGGAG AGTTCTTGCCAAATTTACACACTCTAGTTCTCACAAACAACAGAATTGTAAACTTGGTAGaaattgatcctttagcatcccTTCCAAAGCTGCACTTCCTTAGTCTGCTGGACAACAATATTACAAAGAAACCAAATTACAGGCTTTATGTTATTAACAAGCTGAAATCCCTACGGGTGTTAGATTTCaagaaagtgaaaaataag gaACGGTTGGAAGccaaaaatttgttttcttcaaaAGAAGTTATAGAAGAAATTCAAAGGACACCCACAAAAAGTGAAACTCCTAATGTTTCTGAAGTGATTGAGGAACAACAGATGCCCAAAGTCGTTGCTCCTACACCTGAGCAAATTATTGCTATTAAG GCTGCCATTGTGAATTCTCAGACTCTTGAAGAGGTTGCTAGACTTGAAAAG GCATTGAAGTCAGGCCAGCTTCCTGCAGATTTATTGTTGGATAATGTTGATGAAAAACATGAGGACATGATTCATGACGATAGAGGTCAAGCTGATGGAGAATCTAATGATACACAAGAGCAGAGAAATACTGATTCTGCTTCAATGGAACAG GATTAG